TACATCGAACTTAGTATAAATATTTATTTAGTTAAAGCGCTGTGCCCAAAACGACTGAATAGATGTGGGTATAAAAATTTTCAGCAGATCGCAGGATAAAAAGTGTTAAGATTAATTTCCCAGTTTACATCTTTCACGTGTATTATTTATAAAAAGTAATAATAGATAGGGATAAGATAAACAGAAATGTTTATTGTTCTTTTTCTCTCATCAAACATTCAAATGTTTTAAATTATGAACTCTATGATAAAAACAGAATATGAAAACTATAAAAACAGAATATGAAAACTATAAAAACAGAATATGAAAACCCATATAAAAGTAAGAAAAAAATAGCGAATTAATAGCAGGGCAAGTTAACCCCGCCATCAGGCTGCAATTTATTAAATACCACCTTCTTTTTACGGTTTATTCAATATTGTCTCCTTTTACACAGGAGCACTCCAGACAACCCGATAATACAATAAATCATCTCAAATCCGGGCATACCTGAGTTTTCTTGCTGAGGAACCTCTTTGTTTTCTGCTTTTTCAGACTCTTTTTCAAATTTTGATTCCGTGTTTCCGCTTTGTATGGAATCTTCAGTCTCAGGCTGTATTTCAATTACAATCTTTTTTGCTGTAATTGCAAAGGGCGAAAACCCCGGAGTTTCTGCTGTGTAATAGAGGTATCTGTCATCATTCCTGAGCAGGTTGGTGGGAAGCTCATTCCATTTCTTCTCACTGTACCTGTTAAGGACGATTGAAGACTCATCAATATTTTTTTCCTCAACCCAGGATTTTTTTACTCTGAAGCATACAACCGCATTTTCTATGTTCTCTTCGGTCGCATACCCTCCATTCCCAACCCAGATATTCAGATAATTGTAGACTTCTCCAGCTGGTTTTTCCGGAGTGAGAGTTGATTGATTTTTCAGCATTTCAACAATAGTTGTGGTCTTACCTGCAGTTTTTCTGGCATTAAAACATAAAGAAACAACATCAGTAACGTTCTTCGGGAAATCAAACGTTATACGATTACCATTTGCGATGAAGACCTGGGAGAGCTCTTTTACCTTAATGTTTTTAGCAGGTTCCGGAGAACCGCCTGTGCTGCCGCCTCCTCCACCTCTTCCGCTCTTCTCATCTACAGTTATCTTGATGGTTTTTGAATCTGTACCGTTTTCATTGATAGCTGTCAGTTTAGCAGTGTAAATCCCTGGAGAGAAATATTTATAAACAAAACATGATTCGTTTGAATCCTCAACCCCGTCGTCATTAATGTCCCAGCTTATCGATGTTGCTTCTTTCGAAAGGTCTTTGAAGGTTATTGAAAGGGGAGCATAGCCTCGTGTTGCACTGGCAGTGAAATCTGCTATTGGAAGGCCATTATCTTCAACGTCTTCCCCTTGAAGCACAGTTATAACAGCATTTTTTGAATCCGTGCCGTTGGCATTGCTTACTTTAAGGCTGACAGTATAGCTTCCTGCTGCCAGATATGTATGGACTGGATTTTGATTATCTGATATCTCTCCGTCCCCAAAGTTCCAGTTCCATGAGGACGGGTTCCCGGTACTGGCATCTGTAAACTGGACAGTCAGTGGAGCATTTCCATGTGTCACATTGGATGTAAAGTTAGACGACGGAGGCCTGGGCATCACTATTATGTAATTTACTTTTTGGATACTGTCAGATCCTCTTTCATTTGTCACATTTAACCGGACAGGGTATGTCCCTGCAGCAGAATAAGTATGAACTGGATTCTTAATCGTTGATCTATCTCCGTCTCCGAAATCCCATAACCAGGAAACAGGAAGCCCTAATGATGTGTCTTTGAATGCTACATTCAACGGCTGGTATCCAGTCGTGACATCACTGGTAAAATTAGCAACCGGAACTGACGGTAGAATTACCGTAATAGTCTGAAACATTGAATGAGTGGAAACATCATTTGATACCGTCAGATTAGCCCTATAAGTTCCCGGTCCTGTATATGTGTGAGTGACATTTGCAGTACTGCTGACAGGTGAACCGTCCCCAAAATCAAGCTGTTCTATGGTCTGGTTGACGCTGTAATCCGTAAAAGTCACACTTTCCCCTGCCAGGATGCTCTCTGCAGAAACCGTGAATCTTGCAGTTACACTGGAAAATCTGGCAGGCCTTACCCAGGATGGGTCACCCAGGTCTCCCATGCAGTAAAATGCTCCTCCATTCCGGCTGGTATAGTTTAAAATTTCATCCAGTCTCGCTGTTGAAGTTTGATATCTGTCAGTAACGTTTGGAGTAATTGTGTGCCCGTATAACACCAGTACATGGCCTGTCCTTATCGCATAATCAATTCCAGCTTTTATAGACTCCAGGCTAACATCCCTGCTTTCATCGATTTCAACCCCATATAGAAGCCGAGAATCATCCCATTTGTAATAAGCCAGTGGCGTCTCAGTTATATTGCCGTTTATAATATTTGGGACTCCAGTTCTGAGCGTCCGGAAATAAGGGGCTAGTATAGAATCACTGGTTGGGTTTCTGTCTGAATAGGGGTATGCAAGAGTATAAACCGGATAACCATAACGGGTAATCTCCACAATGTTCGGGTATATTTCCTGGTCCAGCCATTCTGTAGAAGTATGATTTACTAGAAATAGCCTTGAATTTGTGTGGTTATACCCATGTGCAGCTATTTCCCAGCCAGCAAAATGAAGTGCATCCAGTTCATTTACTAAAGTCTGAGTGGGGATCTCCCTGTTATTTATTTTATTTACATTGATAGTGCAGGTAGCATTATATTTCTGGAATATTGACAGATGTTTGTAACACGTATCAATATGTCCTGTATCGTCCCAGGATAGAGCGATTCCTCCCGGCCGATTGGAGTCTCTTATGTTGTGGATATCTTTCACATATAGATCCAGGATTTCAGAGGGATTCAGTGCTCTGTCGTATTCATAAAACGCGTATACTGTCCCGTCCAACCCATGCTCGGCATCAGGGGACGATCCTATTGTCCAGCTGTTTGTATTGTTGCCTGAACCCAGAACACCTGCCCTGTAGTCCACCCCTTTTCCGCTGGCAATTCCGTTAATGTATAACTGAGCATGAGAGCCATCATATGTTACAATAGCTTCATAATCTTCTTCGAGCTCGACCTGACAGTCGCTGTAACCGACAACGGAATAACCGTCTGCACAAATTTCATACTCAATTCTTGAATTTGTGTGATCAAGACTGATCCTGCATATGTCATTGCCTCTGGAAACTAGATATGTACAGTTAGTTGGACTGCTGGAATTACAACGGAAAAATACTCCAAATGTTATATCAGGATCTGTGAATTCGAGCTCTTTACTCTCAGGAATCACTATTCTGTTCTGTCCGTTAAAATGTCTTGCCTTCTGTCCTGTTGACAGGGTAAAGGTTGTACTTCCATAATTAATACTGTGGTCTCCGTACCCGGAACTGTCAACTATAGCATTTCCGCTGCCTTCACACCAGTTGTAATATACAGGCTGGTTTGTATCCGCATACGCAGTACCGGCGAGACAAATCATAAACACGAGAAATAGTCCATATTTTAAATATGGTTTAAACTTATTAAATTTCATTGGATCAAACCTCTTAATGCGAAAACATGAACCGTTTTTTCTTTACATAGTGATTAAAAACCTCCTTCTTCAGGTTATAATGCAAAAAATCCTCATCTGAGAGACAAGCCAGACCCATCAGTGTATTGTTTTCTAAACAGTGTGTTGTTTTCTAAATCGCGACAGGTATTTTATAAAGTTTAATTAAGATATTTAAATTTTTGAAATTTCTGACTTTATTGAACTTTTTTAATCTGTAGTAGCCCAAAAATATTCTTTTTACCAGAATATTTAATTTCAAAACAAACTCACAGTCTGGTTTGACCGAGGAAATACGTTGCAAACAGGATTAATTTTCACACACTGTTAACTACGACATAGTAATATTTATAATTAAGTTGATTGAGCCCAAAATATACTAAAAGAAAGAATTCAGGAAGAATTACAATATTAAAAATAAAATAAAATAAAATAAAATAAAAAAGAAAAGAAAAGAGAGGACGAAGAAAAAGAAAAGAAATAGTAAAGGAAAAGAAGAACAGGAATAAAAGAGAAAAGAAGGAACAAAGAAAAAGAAGAATAAATATAAAGAAGAATAAATATAAAGAAGAATAAATATAAAGAAGAATAAATATAAAGAAGAATAAATATAAAGAAGAATAAATATAAAGAAGAATAAATATAAAGAAAAATAAATTAAAAAGAGTTGAATCAGCATTAACTTAAAGAAACTTGTTTCCTTAAAAAATAAAGCTTTTTAAAAATCCCCGATAATTTGCAGCACGATTTTTCTTAACTTCTCAATTCTGTCGAAATTTATGTATACTATCTGCTGCCATGTCCCGAGTGTCAGCTTTTTTTCAACAAAAGGGACTGTAAGGCTCGGACCGAGCAGGAATGATCTTAAGTGAGAGCCGCCATTAAAATCTCCCCATGTTTTATGGTGATGATAATCTTCATTCAGGGGAATGAGTTTATCAAGGATTTCTGAAATGTCTTTAGAGAGATTCGACTCAAATTCCATTGTACTTATTGCTCCTGTTGACCCGACGCAGAACACCGTAACTGTTCCATTTTTTATCTCTGATTTTTCAATTTCTTCCGATACCGTTCCGGTTATATCAACAATTCCGCAGTCTTCTTTAGCAGTGACTGAAATTTCTCTTGTTTCTACAGGCATAAAAGGATATTAGCAGGGCAGATTAAATATTCTTTCAAATCCCCGTGGAAAGAGTAAATTCATTTTTATGGTTTAAACTCTGAACTTCCTTTTATATTGAATTTATCTGCAGGTTTCCTGCTGCAGTTTTTATTGAAAAAAACATGCCTCTGCCTGATTTTTTGCCTGAGTTATTGATATACTTTGATATTCGGGAGATTACAGAATAAATATTTTATGGCAATTTTTGTACTATTATAAAACGTTTATCAATTTATTTTACAAAAATCTATTTCTGGTAGACATGATAATTAGTAAAATAGATATATCAATAAAACCATAACTTATTAATTAAATTATTCCAGTTCAAAAAATCATACTTAATCATACAGAATTATCGGTCAAAAATTGAAGTGATCATGGTACTTCCTTGCAGAAAGGGACACTATTGCAGTATAATTTGAGATCAATAATTCTAAAAATTTTTGCAAATTTATTATTGTAATTGAAAAAATGTAAAAAATGCATCGCTGGATACAGATTTAAATTTATTTAAAAATTATGTAGAACCATGAATAAATCTTCGTTTAAAAATTAAAGTGTAATTATATTCATATTGAATTTAATTTCATATCGGAAAACCAAAACAAAAAGGGATCCAGGGAGGAAAATATATGATCAGAAAAACAGATGAAGTCGTGTGCCCAAATCCAAAATGTTCATATTATCTTAAAGCTGAGGGAAAAGCCATAATCAAACGTGGAAAATATAAAACAGGGCATCAGAGATATTACTGCAAACATTGTGAGAAATTCTTTATGGATACTATAGGCACGGCTATATATCGCAAACATCTGTCTAAAGAAGAAATAAGAATGATATACCGGCTTTTCCTAGAAAAAAATGGAATCAGAAGCATTGAAAGGATAACAGGACACCACAGAGATACAATAAGCAACCTTCTAAAAGATACTGTCAAAAATGAAAAGACGGAAGACTATCTAATCAACCAGATAGGTCTGACAGCTGAAGAATGTGAGAAATTATGGATATTTCTGGAAAAAAAGAGAAATTCTTCCCGAAACTCCTTAAAACAGAAGGATAATAACTCATAAATAAATTGGACAAGTAAAAGCTGCAGGCTGTATCTATTAATGAGATATACAGATAATCTATAAAGATAATCTATAAAGATAGTCTATAAAGATAGTCTATAAAGATAATCTATAAAGATAATTTAGAAAAATAACTTAGGGAATAATTTAGAAAAATAACTTAGGGAATAATTTAGAAAAATAACTTAGGGAATAATTTAGAAAAATAACTTAGGGAGCAATTTAGAAAAATAATTTAGGGAGTAATTTAAGGAATAATTGTAACTGCTCAGAGTATAGTTAACGGCGCTCCTATGAGCGCCGCACGAATACCCTCTAAAACAGGTAAACCGTTCTTTTTTCCTGTAGAAATGTACGCCCTAATTCTGCAGAAAGCTTGCGCTCCCATTGCTTTTCTGAAAGTTCCCGATATTTTCTGCTGTAGTTTCATCATCCTGATATCTCTTTCTGCCTGATTATTATCAAATGGAACTTTCAAATCTGTCAGGAATCTCAGAATCTTTTCTTTGTGTTCTATAAACCTATCCAGCAGATTCCTTGATTTTGTTTTTGGATTTTTACCGCGTTTTCCCTGTTTTTCAGGATTTAGAGAATGCGGATTTTCTTCAAGCGCTCTAATGATAATTGCATCAAACCTTTCTTCCAATGCTTTAATTTGCTCAAAATCAGGTTCTCTTAATTGCTCTTTACACTCATCAGTGTATTTCTTCATCTCAGTGAGCAGTTCATTCATCTCTTTAGCCCATGTCTGTTTATAGTTCTCTTCAATTCCTGTAAGTTCTCTCTGTAAATGAGCGTTACACAGAGCATGATCACAATCATAAACGTTGTAAGGTTTCCATCCATCATGAACTGCTACTCCCTTAAACTTCGGAAGAATTCCCATAGCATCTATTGCTTCTGCTCCTCTTTTTGTATGAGCAAAATAACATGTGTATTTTTCATTAGAAGCTACATGAAGCCAGTGTCTTTTTCCTTCAATCTTCATACCAGTTTCATCAAAATTGATTACAGGCGAGGCTAATAACTTCTCTCTAATAACGTTTTCAAATTCCTCTAAATTCTGGAAACATTCTCTTTCTGCTCTAATTATCGTAGCAGGACAGATTTTTATTCCCATAATGTCTTCAAATAACTCAGAAATTCTATCATAAGGAACAAACTGGTAATTTTTACAGTAAATAGCTGAAGCTAAAATATTAGGGCCATACTGAACCGGATATTTCACTGATTCGGGAAAAACGGCTTTATTCAACTTTCCACAACAAGGACAGGTTTTAATCTGACTTTTATGTTCTGTAACAATTAGATTTACGGGAGGAATGTCAAAGACCTGTCTTCTCTCATAAGCTTCAACTTCAACATTCTCAAGGGTAGATCCGCATTCTTTGCAGCAGGTCAAAGAATGTTCTATTACCTACTCAGGATGATCAACCATATCAAGAGTCGTGCCTGGATGACCTTCCTGACCTCCAGGTTTCTTCCCGCTTGGTTTACGCAGACTCTTGGGATTAGGTTTCTCTTTGACAAAATAATCAGTAGAAGGAGGTCGACTGCTGTTACGACTGTTTTGATTTAAACGAGATTCTAAGGCTACAAGTCTTTCAGTGAGTTCTTTAACTTGAGATTCTAAACTCTCAATGTAAGCTACAATAATTTCAGGATTTGAAGCACAGTAAGAAAGAATCTCATCACGTTTCATAAAGCTAAAAAGGAATCATTTTATATCCAATTTTTCCTCGGAACGAGGAAAAATGTGTAGCCTCGTTAAGGCTACCTGAATAGTTACGAATAATTTTTCATAAAATGTGTATTAATAATATATTTTTTTTATATATTGACCTTTCTGAAGATATTTTTATATTCATTTTCGTATGGATTTGTTTCAGCTCTTTTTCTACAACACTCAAGAAAAATTTCTCAATGTAATAAGTATTTTATACAAGGACAGCTATCAATTATGCAACTTCTGCACTCTGTAAAAATGGCAGATGCCGGATAGTTGGTTATGGGGAGTCGCTGTACACAAAGCAAACTGGTTGCAGATCTATTTCGTAGCTAACAGCATCTCTTTCTGTGATATGACATGAAGGTTTCGGGAATCTGAGTGCACTGGTTACAGGGAGTATTATTCCTGACTGAAATCCTGACTAAACGCCTGGCTGAAGCAAAAAATGTGAAATTCTGGAGTTCAGCCATCTGTATTCAGTCCTTAAAATATGTAAAAAAAGATCAACTGATTATATATTAAATTTTCTTAATGTAATTAAACTGATAAAGGGTCAAAATTTAAAGAGGAGTAGAACTATGAGTAAAAACTCATTTTTGAAAATAATATCCCTGTTTTTAGGGATAATGCTATGCGCGGCAACGATACCGGCTTCATTTGCTCAAATCGAAAATATGGAAAAATCAGCCGCCGGACCTGCCAGCACCACGGGTTCGAATAAAATTGTAATACACGATATAAACCCAGGTTATTTTGACCTGTATCTCCAGCAGGGAGAAAGTAGCAGTTTCACTGTTAGTTTTAAAAACAACGGCAAGAAATCACTTGACATAGAACCGAAAATTGCATCTGTGCCTTACAGCATTGATTTTAACGAAAGCTGGATAAGCATATCCCCGGCAAACGTAACAGTAGAGGCTGGTGCAGAACAGGAGTTTACTGTTGAAGTAAATATTCCGGAGGATGCGGGTACAGGGTATTATGAAACCTACATAGCCTTCACAGACGATGTATATTCCGAAGAGGATTATTATCCACAGTATGTCAATGCAATGTACCTTTCAATTTCGGTTTCTGCCATAACACATGAGATAAATCCCGCTTACTATGACCTGTACCTGCGTCAGGGAGATAATGAAGTCTTCAATGTAAGTTTTAAAAATAATGGTAACAAAGCCCTTGAAATAGAACCAAAAGTTGTGGATGTACCTTACAGCGTTGATTTTAATGAAAGCTGGATAAGCGTATTCCCGGCAAACGTAACAGTAGAAGCTGGTGCAGAACAGGAGTTTACCGTTGAAGTAAATATTCCGGAAGATGAAGAAGGCGGGTACTATGAAGCCTGCATAGCTTTTACCGATGATGTATATTCCGAAGAAGATCCCTACCCGCAATATATCAACTCAATGTATCTTTCCATTTCGGTTCCGGTTTATCCGAAGCTTGAGCTTCAGACAAATTACATTGACGATACTGTTGAGGCCGGAAAAGAATACGAGTATACGGTGAAAA
This window of the Methanosarcina mazei S-6 genome carries:
- a CDS encoding PGF-pre-PGF domain-containing protein translates to MICLAGTAYADTNQPVYYNWCEGSGNAIVDSSGYGDHSINYGSTTFTLSTGQKARHFNGQNRIVIPESKELEFTDPDITFGVFFRCNSSSPTNCTYLVSRGNDICRISLDHTNSRIEYEICADGYSVVGYSDCQVELEEDYEAIVTYDGSHAQLYINGIASGKGVDYRAGVLGSGNNTNSWTIGSSPDAEHGLDGTVYAFYEYDRALNPSEILDLYVKDIHNIRDSNRPGGIALSWDDTGHIDTCYKHLSIFQKYNATCTINVNKINNREIPTQTLVNELDALHFAGWEIAAHGYNHTNSRLFLVNHTSTEWLDQEIYPNIVEITRYGYPVYTLAYPYSDRNPTSDSILAPYFRTLRTGVPNIINGNITETPLAYYKWDDSRLLYGVEIDESRDVSLESIKAGIDYAIRTGHVLVLYGHTITPNVTDRYQTSTARLDEILNYTSRNGGAFYCMGDLGDPSWVRPARFSSVTARFTVSAESILAGESVTFTDYSVNQTIEQLDFGDGSPVSSTANVTHTYTGPGTYRANLTVSNDVSTHSMFQTITVILPSVPVANFTSDVTTGYQPLNVAFKDTSLGLPVSWLWDFGDGDRSTIKNPVHTYSAAGTYPVRLNVTNERGSDSIQKVNYIIVMPRPPSSNFTSNVTHGNAPLTVQFTDASTGNPSSWNWNFGDGEISDNQNPVHTYLAAGSYTVSLKVSNANGTDSKNAVITVLQGEDVEDNGLPIADFTASATRGYAPLSITFKDLSKEATSISWDINDDGVEDSNESCFVYKYFSPGIYTAKLTAINENGTDSKTIKITVDEKSGRGGGGGSTGGSPEPAKNIKVKELSQVFIANGNRITFDFPKNVTDVVSLCFNARKTAGKTTTIVEMLKNQSTLTPEKPAGEVYNYLNIWVGNGGYATEENIENAVVCFRVKKSWVEEKNIDESSIVLNRYSEKKWNELPTNLLRNDDRYLYYTAETPGFSPFAITAKKIVIEIQPETEDSIQSGNTESKFEKESEKAENKEVPQQENSGMPGFEMIYCIIGLSGVLLCKRRQY
- a CDS encoding COG1470 family protein, which codes for MEKSAAGPASTTGSNKIVIHDINPGYFDLYLQQGESSSFTVSFKNNGKKSLDIEPKIASVPYSIDFNESWISISPANVTVEAGAEQEFTVEVNIPEDAGTGYYETYIAFTDDVYSEEDYYPQYVNAMYLSISVSAITHEINPAYYDLYLRQGDNEVFNVSFKNNGNKALEIEPKVVDVPYSVDFNESWISVFPANVTVEAGAEQEFTVEVNIPEDEEGGYYEACIAFTDDVYSEEDPYPQYINSMYLSISVPVYPKLELQTNYIDDTVEAGKEYEYTVKIKNVAGKNITIDPEVTGYSYSFDEFGLDDDEIEITAPSTLEPGEIADMIIRVPVPENATGTYDRYIEMKVNGGENGGYEPQLELYLTVMHQPSVPYVKTFSTKNEDPITIEVSTYSYGPDSWLRNPPRDEVPSFELSMKYNSTPVDMTLVKTTMNGDVSIGGDYFPSWSNNEHDIYQSSGSYYTETYVVSGAIGDWELEILPKNAQNFHYSISIGDSK
- a CDS encoding IS1/IS1595 family N-terminal zinc-binding domain-containing protein, whose product is MIRKTDEVVCPNPKCSYYLKAEGKAIIKRGKYKTGHQRYYCKHCEKFFMDTIGTAIYRKHLSKEEIRMIYRLFLEKNGIRSIERITGHHRDTISNLLKDTVKNEKTEDYLINQIGLTAEECEKLWIFLEKKRNSSRNSLKQKDNNS
- a CDS encoding secondary thiamine-phosphate synthase enzyme YjbQ; translated protein: MPVETREISVTAKEDCGIVDITGTVSEEIEKSEIKNGTVTVFCVGSTGAISTMEFESNLSKDISEILDKLIPLNEDYHHHKTWGDFNGGSHLRSFLLGPSLTVPFVEKKLTLGTWQQIVYINFDRIEKLRKIVLQIIGDF